The Ruania alba genome has a window encoding:
- a CDS encoding sugar ABC transporter ATP-binding protein, translating to MSVTTDAPAVTPLLEARDLVKTYPGVRALDGVSLRVFPGEVHALLGENGAGKSTLLKALFGAHRPDSGTIAFEGEEVQLARPGDAIDRGIAMVHQELSLIPQLNAIQNVVLGREAGSAGWIDWRRARREAVPALAKLGFSASAAVPVGRLSVAQQQLVELARAVAAGARLIIMDEPTASLTTHESDQLFEVIRQLRSSGCAIVYVSHRLPEVLDLADRVTVLRDGSTIDELARSEITGEDHLIRLMVGRELDALGLHGTAEPGEPGLEIESLSVPGLVHQVSLTVRRGEIVGMAGMVGAGRTELALGLIGALRSRSQQVRVAGRKHQISHPRQAIDAGIAYLPEDRKSQGLGLHMSIAANVTLPAPPGRWGMLDRNKQRHVAADVMTRLGSKTPVRGKAGSLSGGNQQKIVVGRWLLTDSDVYIFDEPTRGIDVGAKGEIHRLMRRLADDGKAVLMISSDLPEVLGMSDRILVMRRGRIVADLDRHEATEESVVAHAAG from the coding sequence GTGAGTGTCACCACTGATGCGCCCGCCGTCACACCGTTGCTCGAGGCGCGTGACCTGGTCAAGACCTACCCCGGCGTGCGCGCCCTGGACGGGGTGTCCCTGCGGGTCTTCCCGGGGGAGGTGCACGCGCTCCTCGGCGAGAACGGGGCCGGCAAGTCCACGCTGCTGAAGGCATTGTTCGGCGCGCACCGCCCCGATTCCGGGACGATCGCCTTCGAGGGCGAGGAGGTCCAGCTCGCCCGCCCAGGTGACGCGATCGACCGTGGGATCGCGATGGTGCACCAGGAGCTCAGCCTGATCCCGCAGCTGAACGCGATCCAGAACGTGGTGCTCGGCCGGGAGGCCGGCAGCGCCGGGTGGATCGACTGGCGGCGGGCGCGCCGCGAGGCAGTACCCGCGCTCGCCAAGCTGGGCTTCTCCGCCTCGGCCGCCGTCCCGGTCGGGCGGCTCAGCGTGGCCCAGCAGCAGCTGGTCGAGCTCGCCCGAGCGGTGGCCGCTGGTGCCCGGCTGATCATCATGGACGAGCCGACGGCGTCCCTCACCACGCACGAGTCCGACCAGCTCTTCGAGGTGATCCGCCAGCTGCGCAGCTCCGGGTGCGCGATCGTGTACGTCTCGCACCGGCTCCCGGAGGTGCTCGACCTCGCGGACCGTGTCACCGTGCTGCGGGACGGGAGCACGATCGACGAGCTCGCCCGCAGCGAGATCACCGGTGAGGACCACCTGATCCGGCTGATGGTCGGCCGCGAGCTGGACGCCCTTGGTCTGCACGGCACCGCCGAGCCGGGTGAGCCCGGCCTGGAGATCGAGTCGCTCTCCGTACCGGGGCTGGTGCACCAGGTCTCCCTCACGGTGCGTCGCGGCGAGATCGTCGGCATGGCCGGGATGGTGGGCGCCGGACGCACCGAGCTCGCGCTCGGGCTGATCGGCGCGCTCCGGTCCCGGTCGCAGCAGGTCCGGGTGGCCGGCCGGAAGCACCAGATCTCCCACCCTCGGCAGGCGATCGACGCGGGCATCGCCTACCTGCCCGAGGATCGGAAGAGCCAGGGACTCGGGTTGCACATGTCCATCGCGGCGAACGTGACCCTGCCCGCTCCACCCGGGCGATGGGGCATGCTCGATCGGAATAAGCAGCGGCACGTTGCTGCCGACGTGATGACCAGGCTCGGGAGCAAGACCCCGGTTCGTGGCAAGGCCGGCTCCCTCAGCGGCGGTAACCAGCAGAAGATCGTCGTCGGGCGGTGGCTGCTCACCGATTCCGATGTGTACATCTTCGACGAACCGACGCGGGGTATCGACGTCGGTGCCAAGGGCGAGATCCACCGGCTGATGCGCCGGCTCGCCGACGACGGCAAGGCCGTCCTGATGATCTCCTCCGACCTTCCCGAGGTGCTCGGCATGAGCGATCGGATCCTGGTGATGCGGCGCGGCCGCATCGTCGCCGATCTGGATCGCCACGAGGCCACCGAGGAATCTGTCGTCGCGCACGCGGCGGGTTAG
- a CDS encoding acyltransferase family protein produces MSTATQDRGRIEGLDGVRALAIVAVLIFHLRPLSLPGGYLGVDVFFVVSGFLITTLLVRELRANRELDLTAFWTRRARRLLPALATVVAASVALAFFAGDDLLVNIGRQVVGALTFSNNWLEISAGSSYFNATSPQLFVNFWSLAVEEQFYLLWPLLFVLIMATTRTGRQRVGVVLGLAAASALLMALLYTPGEDATRVYYGTDTHAFGLMIGAALALSAAGESWNLLAQTWYRRARVLLALGALGGLVALMLVLDPTQPMAYRGGILAASLLTALVLGALPGPTNLLHLIFRLRPVAWIGERSYGIYLWHWPVILLIAAFAPPTAPDSVASWVQRGAALVLTLAVSAASYRWIEMPVRRDGFRATGRRVLAALTAPGGLTPPRVAFLSTTAVLALFAVAVATAPDRSQVQIAMDEASGVVEASGGESGSVAGSTESPQTGSGETDGESSETDGGQTVDGAAEGPGAQISGFGDSMMYVAAPGLSATFPGMSIDAESNRQWPAVAETVAAALDEGTVRDVVVIAAGTNAGVREPEIVRETLDLLGPDREVVLVNIYGSSFWVEESNENLAEIAADYPNVVIADWHQAALDHPEDLQPDRIHPDMEGMYLYADIVQAALEELGVG; encoded by the coding sequence GTGAGCACGGCAACGCAGGATCGGGGGCGGATCGAGGGCCTCGACGGTGTTCGCGCGCTCGCGATCGTGGCGGTGCTCATCTTCCACCTGCGTCCGCTCAGCCTGCCCGGCGGGTACCTGGGTGTGGACGTCTTCTTCGTGGTCTCCGGGTTCCTGATCACCACCCTGCTGGTGCGTGAGCTGCGCGCGAACCGCGAGCTCGACCTGACCGCCTTCTGGACCCGGCGCGCCCGCCGACTGCTGCCTGCCCTCGCCACGGTGGTGGCGGCGTCGGTGGCGCTGGCGTTCTTCGCCGGGGACGACCTGCTGGTGAACATCGGCCGGCAGGTGGTCGGGGCTCTCACGTTCTCCAACAACTGGCTCGAGATCAGCGCCGGGTCCAGCTACTTCAACGCGACCTCGCCCCAGCTGTTCGTGAACTTCTGGTCGCTGGCGGTGGAGGAGCAGTTCTACTTGCTCTGGCCACTGCTGTTCGTGCTGATCATGGCGACCACGCGCACGGGCCGGCAACGGGTGGGGGTGGTGCTTGGTCTGGCGGCCGCCTCCGCGCTCCTGATGGCGCTGCTGTACACCCCGGGCGAGGACGCCACCCGCGTCTACTACGGCACCGACACCCACGCGTTCGGGCTGATGATCGGCGCCGCGCTTGCGCTCAGTGCCGCCGGCGAGTCCTGGAACCTGCTCGCGCAGACCTGGTACCGCCGCGCCCGGGTGCTGCTCGCGCTCGGCGCGCTCGGTGGCCTCGTGGCCCTGATGCTGGTACTCGACCCGACCCAGCCGATGGCCTACCGGGGCGGGATCCTTGCCGCCTCCCTGCTCACCGCCCTCGTGCTCGGCGCGCTGCCCGGGCCCACGAACCTGTTGCACCTGATCTTCCGGCTGCGCCCGGTGGCGTGGATCGGCGAGCGCTCCTACGGCATCTACCTGTGGCACTGGCCGGTGATCTTGCTGATCGCCGCCTTCGCTCCGCCGACGGCGCCGGACTCGGTGGCCAGCTGGGTGCAGCGCGGGGCTGCCCTGGTGCTCACTCTTGCCGTGTCGGCCGCCTCCTACCGGTGGATCGAGATGCCCGTGCGTCGGGATGGCTTCCGCGCCACCGGGCGCCGGGTGCTGGCGGCACTCACCGCACCCGGTGGGCTCACCCCGCCGCGGGTGGCGTTCCTGAGCACGACGGCGGTCCTCGCCCTGTTCGCGGTGGCTGTCGCCACCGCTCCGGACCGTTCCCAGGTGCAGATCGCGATGGATGAGGCCTCGGGTGTGGTGGAGGCCTCCGGTGGGGAGTCGGGCAGCGTGGCCGGGAGTACCGAGAGCCCGCAGACCGGCAGCGGAGAGACCGACGGTGAGAGCTCGGAGACGGACGGCGGCCAGACCGTCGATGGTGCGGCCGAGGGGCCGGGGGCACAGATCAGCGGGTTCGGGGACTCGATGATGTACGTGGCCGCTCCAGGCCTGAGCGCCACGTTCCCGGGAATGTCCATCGATGCCGAGTCGAACCGGCAGTGGCCCGCAGTCGCCGAGACGGTGGCGGCTGCCCTGGACGAGGGCACGGTGCGCGATGTGGTGGTGATCGCCGCAGGAACCAACGCCGGTGTCCGCGAGCCCGAGATCGTGCGCGAGACACTCGATCTGCTCGGCCCGGACCGGGAGGTGGTCTTGGTGAACATCTACGGATCCTCCTTCTGGGTGGAGGAGTCGAACGAGAACCTCGCCGAGATCGCCGCCGACTATCCGAACGTGGTGATTGCAGACTGGCACCAGGCAGCGCTCGACCACCCCGAGGACCTGCAGCCGGACCGCATCCATCCGGACATGGAGGGGATGTACCTGTACGCCGACATCGTGCAGGCAGCGCTGGAGGAGCTCGGAGTCGGTTAG
- a CDS encoding ABC transporter permease, with protein MNATTQTAPDVDGALPDLLGGVSWADRIRSAARGAGLVAVIIILFVAFTIARPSFGSGDNMVAILLQASVVGVMAIGQTYVLLTGGIDLSIGSIVAVSAISAGMFAHSMPAPVAILGGIAVGALAGLANGLLITLTGITPFVVTLGTMSIYSGVALIIAGGRAVYDIPQLFKDLLAGRMVGVPIPIVLVIAFAVGSALVMKFTRFGEYLIAVGGSAQTARLAGINVKGITTGAYVLSGAGAGLAGAILVARLGAADPTIGADLLLTAIAATVMGGTKLSGGEGSMFGALFGAVLIATLTAGLTALNVQAFYQQVAVGAAIIIALLVDRIARRERTA; from the coding sequence ATGAACGCCACCACACAGACGGCGCCCGACGTCGACGGCGCCCTCCCGGACCTCCTCGGCGGGGTCTCCTGGGCCGACCGGATCCGCTCGGCCGCGCGCGGCGCCGGACTGGTCGCCGTGATCATCATCCTGTTCGTCGCCTTCACCATCGCCCGGCCCTCGTTCGGCTCCGGGGACAACATGGTCGCGATCCTGCTGCAGGCCTCCGTGGTCGGGGTGATGGCGATCGGGCAGACGTACGTGCTGCTCACCGGCGGCATCGACCTCTCCATCGGTTCGATCGTGGCCGTCTCGGCGATCAGCGCCGGGATGTTCGCCCACTCCATGCCCGCACCGGTGGCGATCCTCGGTGGTATCGCCGTCGGCGCGCTCGCCGGGCTCGCGAACGGACTGCTGATCACCCTCACCGGGATCACCCCGTTCGTGGTGACTCTCGGCACGATGAGCATCTACTCGGGTGTCGCGCTGATCATCGCCGGCGGCCGCGCCGTCTACGACATCCCGCAACTGTTCAAGGACCTGCTGGCCGGGCGGATGGTCGGGGTGCCGATCCCCATCGTGCTGGTGATCGCGTTCGCCGTGGGCAGCGCCCTGGTGATGAAGTTCACCCGGTTCGGGGAGTACCTGATCGCCGTCGGCGGTAGCGCTCAGACCGCACGCCTCGCCGGCATCAACGTCAAGGGCATCACCACCGGCGCCTACGTGCTCTCCGGCGCCGGAGCGGGCCTCGCCGGCGCGATCCTGGTGGCCCGCCTGGGCGCCGCCGACCCCACCATCGGGGCGGACCTGCTCCTGACGGCGATCGCCGCCACGGTGATGGGAGGCACCAAGCTCTCCGGTGGGGAGGGCAGCATGTTCGGCGCCCTGTTCGGCGCCGTCCTGATCGCCACCCTCACCGCCGGGCTGACCGCACTGAACGTGCAGGCGTTCTACCAGCAGGTTGCCGTCGGTGCGGCGATCATCATCGCCCTGCTGGTAGACCGGATCGCGCGCCGGGAGCGGACCGCATGA
- the sucC gene encoding ADP-forming succinate--CoA ligase subunit beta: MDLFEYQARDLFEKHGVPVLGGVVATTPDEARAAAEQLLGAGSSVVVVKAQVKVGGRGKAGGVKIAKSADEAAELAGQILGMDIKGHTVHRVMIAAGADIAEEYYFSLLLDRSERRYLAMCSVEGGVEIEQLAVERPEALAKVAVDPQVGVDEAKAAEIAQAAGFSAEDAPKVADVIRTLWTVFSAEDATLVEVNPLVKAGAGEIVALDGKVTLDANADFRHPEHAELEDKAAADPLEAKAAENDLNYVKLDGEVGIIGNGAGLVMSTLDVVAYAGENHGGVKPANFLDIGGGANAQVMAAGLDVILGDEQVKSVFVNVFGGITACDEVANGIVGALDLLGDAATKPLVVRLDGNSVEKGRAILTERNHPLVTLAETMDGGADKAAELANA; encoded by the coding sequence GTGGACCTGTTCGAGTATCAGGCACGAGATCTCTTCGAGAAGCATGGTGTACCCGTGCTGGGCGGCGTTGTCGCCACAACCCCGGACGAAGCACGGGCGGCGGCCGAGCAGCTCCTCGGAGCCGGTAGCAGCGTCGTGGTCGTCAAGGCCCAGGTGAAGGTGGGCGGCCGCGGGAAGGCCGGCGGCGTGAAGATCGCCAAGTCCGCCGACGAAGCCGCTGAGCTTGCCGGGCAGATCCTCGGCATGGACATCAAGGGGCACACCGTGCACCGCGTGATGATCGCCGCGGGCGCAGATATCGCCGAGGAGTACTACTTCTCGCTCCTGCTCGACCGCTCCGAGCGTCGCTACCTGGCGATGTGCAGCGTCGAGGGCGGCGTGGAGATCGAGCAGCTCGCTGTGGAGCGCCCCGAGGCGCTCGCCAAGGTCGCCGTGGACCCGCAGGTCGGCGTGGACGAGGCCAAGGCCGCCGAGATCGCTCAGGCCGCTGGGTTCTCCGCCGAGGACGCCCCCAAGGTTGCTGACGTGATCCGCACCCTGTGGACCGTGTTCTCCGCCGAGGACGCCACGCTCGTCGAGGTGAACCCGCTGGTGAAGGCCGGTGCGGGGGAGATCGTGGCCCTGGACGGCAAGGTCACCCTGGACGCCAATGCCGACTTCCGTCACCCGGAGCACGCCGAGCTCGAGGACAAGGCGGCCGCCGACCCGCTCGAGGCCAAGGCCGCTGAGAACGACCTCAACTACGTCAAGCTCGACGGCGAGGTCGGCATCATCGGCAACGGCGCGGGTCTGGTCATGTCCACCCTCGACGTGGTCGCCTACGCCGGGGAGAACCACGGTGGGGTCAAGCCCGCCAACTTCCTCGACATCGGCGGCGGCGCGAACGCCCAGGTGATGGCCGCGGGTCTGGACGTCATCCTCGGCGACGAGCAGGTCAAGTCCGTGTTCGTGAACGTCTTCGGCGGAATCACTGCCTGTGACGAGGTCGCCAATGGCATCGTCGGAGCCCTCGACCTGCTCGGTGACGCTGCGACGAAGCCTCTGGTCGTCCGCCTCGACGGCAACAGTGTCGAGAAGGGGCGCGCCATCCTCACCGAGCGCAACCACCCGCTCGTGACCCTCGCCGAGACCATGGACGGCGGCGCCGACAAGGCAGCCGAGCTGGCCAACGCCTGA
- the sucD gene encoding succinate--CoA ligase subunit alpha, whose protein sequence is MSIYLNSDSKIIVQGITGGMGAKHTALMLESGANIVGGVNARKAGTTVSHTDNTGSEVVLPVFGSVAEAMAETGANVSVLFVPPAFTKDACIEAIDAGIGLMVVITEGVPVQDSAEVWSYLEGKKTRMIGPNCPGIITPGESLAGITPHTITGAGPIGLVSKSGTLTYQMMYELKDHGFSTAIGIGGDPVVGTTHIDALEAFENDPQTKVIVMIGEIGGDAEERAAAYIADHVTKPVVGYVAGFTAPEGKTMGHAGAIVSGSAGTAQAKKEALEAVGVKVGKTPSETAELARQLLAG, encoded by the coding sequence ATGTCGATCTACCTGAACTCTGATTCGAAGATCATCGTCCAGGGCATCACCGGCGGGATGGGTGCCAAGCACACCGCCCTGATGCTCGAATCGGGCGCGAACATCGTCGGTGGTGTGAATGCGCGCAAGGCCGGCACCACGGTGAGCCACACTGACAACACTGGCAGCGAGGTCGTTTTGCCCGTGTTCGGCTCCGTCGCCGAGGCGATGGCCGAGACCGGTGCGAACGTCTCCGTACTGTTCGTGCCGCCGGCCTTCACCAAGGACGCCTGCATCGAGGCCATCGACGCCGGCATCGGACTCATGGTGGTCATCACCGAAGGGGTCCCGGTGCAGGACAGTGCCGAGGTGTGGTCCTACCTCGAGGGCAAGAAGACCCGCATGATCGGCCCGAACTGCCCCGGCATCATCACTCCGGGTGAGTCCCTGGCCGGGATCACCCCGCACACCATCACCGGCGCCGGCCCGATCGGACTGGTCTCCAAGTCCGGCACGCTGACCTACCAGATGATGTACGAGCTGAAGGACCACGGGTTCTCCACGGCCATCGGCATCGGTGGTGACCCGGTGGTCGGGACCACGCACATCGACGCTCTCGAGGCGTTCGAGAACGACCCGCAGACCAAGGTCATCGTGATGATCGGTGAGATCGGTGGGGACGCCGAGGAGCGTGCCGCCGCCTACATCGCCGACCATGTCACCAAGCCGGTCGTCGGCTACGTGGCCGGGTTCACCGCCCCGGAGGGCAAGACCATGGGCCACGCCGGCGCCATCGTCTCCGGCTCCGCCGGCACCGCGCAGGCCAAGAAGGAAGCGCTCGAGGCCGTCGGCGTCAAGGTCGGCAAGACCCCCAGCGAGACGGCGGAGCTCGCCCGCCAGCTCCTCGCCGGCTGA
- a CDS encoding DUF6350 family protein has protein sequence MTPPPASAPPRIAPRVVEHASNNRVLRLPEGALRGLLAGAEAALLSWLVVVVPAIAAYVATASAPALGSAGWLEAARIGTAAWLLGHGAAISVGELSINLVPLGITLLGIALTAGSVRRARLAGWIPGAIAAGIYVLLAVLFVAFAGVPGAARAIAGALVVAVLGVAVGLPAAARPAWVTSAVGTIPAWGRIAVRAGWRALAVHLVLATAVLVAALVTQLDQVRELHDGLGPDLVSAVVLVLAQLLVVANLVVYAAAFLLGPGFWVGAGTVFSPSGVEAGPLPLVPVLGGLPGPDHLAGQLPALGLVGLVAGAVVGLWLMRALRERSLGAAVAAVILTAVLAAGGWRCSRWSPQVRPARDGWPRWAPTRLPWGSRCCGRWARPQRCSCCSGTLARSVRSGCWLSVLGQPVARGGSRCTGGRSTTERRPLQLHRRCSLGAETFLECLGVGVLAPLLCRQGQRRVQALLTLDLGIPERQRGEGAECEHAGHPYAQDQEDREGPGAIDPAVDEQGADAQCRGHAEEDRRRELPGDRPLEGEQTAEHHHTEGEDGLARRAGLLRGRGAPLPAVAFPRWLVLALVALLRVVALLGVPVWPLALRRRGCVRVRRGVRVGHCAPRGRLCGRFFQMPSARCFPTVRPVTM, from the coding sequence ATGACTCCGCCTCCGGCCTCCGCGCCGCCCAGGATCGCCCCCCGTGTGGTCGAGCACGCCTCGAACAACCGGGTGCTACGCCTGCCCGAGGGGGCGCTGCGTGGTCTCCTCGCCGGTGCCGAGGCGGCGCTGCTGAGCTGGCTCGTGGTGGTGGTGCCCGCGATCGCCGCCTATGTGGCCACCGCCTCCGCGCCCGCCCTCGGCTCGGCCGGATGGCTCGAGGCCGCCCGAATCGGCACAGCCGCGTGGTTGCTCGGGCACGGTGCCGCCATCAGCGTGGGAGAGCTCTCCATCAACCTGGTGCCGCTCGGCATCACCCTGCTCGGTATCGCCCTGACGGCGGGCTCGGTGCGCCGCGCCCGGCTGGCCGGATGGATACCCGGCGCGATAGCCGCCGGTATCTACGTGCTGCTCGCGGTGCTCTTCGTCGCTTTCGCCGGGGTGCCCGGGGCGGCGCGCGCCATCGCCGGCGCTCTCGTCGTGGCTGTGCTGGGGGTGGCGGTAGGGCTGCCCGCTGCAGCCCGCCCTGCCTGGGTGACCTCCGCCGTCGGGACGATACCCGCGTGGGGCAGGATCGCGGTGCGGGCCGGCTGGCGCGCGCTCGCCGTCCATCTGGTGTTGGCCACAGCGGTGCTGGTGGCTGCGCTGGTGACTCAGCTCGATCAGGTACGTGAGCTGCACGACGGGTTGGGCCCGGACCTGGTGAGCGCGGTGGTGCTGGTGCTGGCACAGCTCCTGGTGGTGGCCAACCTGGTGGTCTACGCCGCCGCGTTCCTGCTCGGACCCGGCTTCTGGGTGGGGGCGGGCACGGTGTTCTCCCCGAGCGGGGTGGAGGCTGGTCCGCTGCCTCTGGTGCCGGTGCTCGGTGGCCTACCCGGACCGGACCACCTGGCCGGCCAACTGCCCGCGCTCGGCCTGGTGGGACTGGTCGCTGGGGCAGTGGTGGGGCTGTGGTTGATGCGGGCGCTTCGTGAGCGTTCCCTGGGGGCCGCCGTGGCGGCCGTGATCCTGACGGCGGTGCTCGCCGCCGGGGGATGGCGCTGCTCACGCTGGTCGCCTCAGGTTCGGCCGGCCCGGGACGGATGGCCGAGGTGGGCGCCGACCCGATTGCCGTGGGGGTCGCGATGCTGTGGCAGGTGGGCGCGCCCGCAGCGGTGTTCGTGCTGCTCGGGCACACTCGCACGATCGGTGCGTTCGGGGTGCTGGCTCAGCGTGCTCGGGCAGCCGGTGGCTCGTGGTGGGAGCAGGTGCACGGGCGGCCGGTCGACGACTGAACGGCGGCCGCTCCAGTTGCACCGCCGGTGCTCACTCGGTGCTGAAACGTTCCTCGAGTGCCTCGGTGTAGGCGTCCTGGCACCGCTGCTCTGCCGCCAGGGTCAGCGCCGAGTCCAGGCACTCCTGACGCTCGACCTGGGCATCCCAGAGCGCCAGCGGGGTGAGGGCGCTGAATGTGAGCACGCCGGCCATCCCTACGCCCAGGATCAGGAAGACAGAGAAGGACCCGGGGCCATTGATCCGGCGGTGGACGAGCAGGGCGCGGATGCCCAGTGCCGTGGCCACGCCGAAGAAGACCGGCGCCGCGAGCTGCCAGGGGATCGGCCACTGGAGGGCGAGCAGACCGCAGAGCATCATCACACCGAAGGTGAGGATGGACTTGCTCGCCGCGCGGGCCTCCTCCGGGGTCGGGGTGCGCCGCTCCCCGCCGTCGCCTTTCCTCGGTGGCTCGTTCTTGCTCTGGTCGCCCTGCTCCGCGTGGTGGCGCTTCTCGGCGTCCCGGTCTGGCCACTCGCGCTTCGGCGGCGGGGGTGCGTTCGGGTCCGGCGGGGCGTACGGGTTGGGCACTGCGCTCCTCGTGGTCGTCTCTGCGGGAGATTCTTTCAGATGCCCTCGGCCAGGTGCTTCCCGACGGTTCGACCGGTAACGATGTGA
- a CDS encoding LacI family DNA-binding transcriptional regulator — translation MTISDVARRAGVTKSTVSKYLNSSAGYYVAAETRELIEAAIRELDFEPSVIARGLTQHRTMTIGLVAADIRNPFYPDLVAGVQEAVEPAGYTVVLGSTGSDPERERAIVRSMIRRQVDGVIMCSARLQVAEIESLMSSRTRLVLASRNLPTLVTDTVVVDNHAGAGMAVDHLAELGHTRIAHIAGPQDVVPFQDRLIGHRDALAQHGLAAEELIVVAAGSSTEAGAEAMATLLDGAAQPTAVFVGNDNMALGAMDLVRSRGLSVPDDISIVGFDDIALASSSFISLTTVDSMAGVIGRDAARLLLDRLAAREDAAQDDLREVVHQPVLRVRGTTGAPSAG, via the coding sequence GTGACGATCAGTGACGTCGCGCGGCGTGCGGGCGTCACCAAGAGCACCGTCTCGAAGTACTTGAACTCGTCCGCCGGGTACTACGTGGCCGCAGAGACGCGCGAGCTGATCGAGGCGGCGATCCGGGAGCTGGACTTCGAACCGAGCGTCATCGCCCGCGGCCTCACCCAGCACCGCACCATGACGATCGGGCTGGTAGCAGCTGACATCCGGAACCCGTTCTACCCCGACCTCGTGGCGGGCGTGCAGGAGGCTGTGGAACCGGCTGGGTACACGGTGGTGCTCGGCAGCACCGGTTCGGACCCGGAGCGGGAGCGGGCCATCGTTCGATCGATGATCCGTCGCCAGGTGGACGGGGTCATCATGTGCTCAGCGCGCCTCCAGGTAGCCGAGATCGAGTCGCTGATGAGCTCGCGGACCCGGCTCGTCCTCGCCAGCCGGAACCTGCCCACCCTGGTCACCGACACCGTCGTCGTGGACAACCACGCCGGCGCCGGGATGGCTGTGGACCACCTCGCCGAGCTGGGCCACACCCGGATCGCGCACATCGCCGGGCCGCAGGACGTGGTCCCCTTCCAGGACCGGTTGATCGGGCACCGGGACGCGCTCGCCCAGCATGGCTTGGCGGCGGAAGAGCTGATCGTGGTGGCGGCAGGGTCCTCGACCGAGGCCGGTGCGGAGGCGATGGCCACCCTTCTGGACGGGGCGGCCCAGCCGACAGCAGTGTTCGTGGGCAATGACAACATGGCGCTCGGTGCCATGGACCTGGTGCGTAGCCGAGGGCTGAGCGTCCCGGACGATATATCGATCGTCGGGTTCGACGACATCGCCCTCGCCTCGAGCTCGTTCATCTCGTTGACCACGGTCGACTCGATGGCCGGTGTGATCGGTCGGGATGCTGCCCGCCTGTTGCTCGACCGTCTCGCAGCCAGGGAGGACGCCGCGCAGGACGACCTGCGCGAGGTGGTGCACCAGCCGGTGCTGCGTGTTCGGGGCACCACAGGAGCGCCGTCGGCAGGCTGA
- a CDS encoding substrate-binding domain-containing protein, with product MNQRTMWAAGALVAVTALAAGCTGADAGTNGGGADDGAESAYTYTSDQDGIDTVEGVELAAGGPVPDGSGETIAVVLKALTNQYWQGIELGVNAAAEDFDVDVTLQAASSESAQNEQLTIAQTMVNQGYDAYILAPESTSNLTPAIETIMDQGAPIVNVDDARIAGTVYVGPDHTLNGTQAADYIAQANPDGGPVAQIEGQAGSSAATLRIAGYTEGVEAHDDLELVASVPGNWSADEAFAATNQILQQHPDLVGIYANNDTMAIGVAQAVAEAGLTDQITIVGTDGVPEAISGVRSGSIEATVSPLPYYEGYWAVEAAVRMLRGEEVAPWVVAPAQLIDAENVDEFYTEDGLVVEGLYE from the coding sequence ATGAACCAGCGCACAATGTGGGCAGCAGGTGCCCTCGTGGCAGTGACGGCCCTGGCCGCCGGGTGCACCGGCGCGGACGCCGGTACGAACGGAGGCGGTGCCGACGACGGGGCGGAGTCCGCCTACACCTACACCAGTGACCAGGACGGCATCGACACCGTCGAGGGCGTGGAACTGGCGGCCGGCGGCCCGGTGCCGGATGGCTCCGGCGAGACGATCGCCGTCGTGCTCAAGGCCCTCACCAACCAGTACTGGCAGGGCATCGAACTCGGCGTGAACGCGGCCGCTGAGGACTTCGACGTCGACGTCACCTTGCAGGCTGCCAGCTCGGAGAGTGCTCAGAATGAGCAGCTCACCATCGCCCAGACGATGGTGAACCAGGGGTATGACGCTTACATCCTGGCTCCGGAGAGCACGTCGAACCTCACCCCGGCGATCGAGACGATCATGGACCAGGGTGCACCGATCGTGAACGTGGACGATGCGCGCATCGCCGGCACCGTCTATGTCGGCCCCGACCACACCCTGAACGGCACCCAGGCCGCCGACTACATCGCGCAGGCCAACCCCGACGGCGGCCCGGTCGCCCAGATCGAGGGACAGGCTGGCTCCAGCGCCGCGACGTTGCGCATCGCCGGATACACCGAGGGTGTGGAGGCGCACGACGATCTCGAGCTAGTGGCGAGTGTCCCCGGGAACTGGAGCGCGGACGAGGCGTTCGCCGCCACCAACCAGATCCTGCAGCAGCACCCGGACCTGGTGGGTATCTACGCCAACAACGACACCATGGCGATCGGTGTGGCGCAGGCGGTAGCCGAGGCGGGCTTGACCGACCAGATCACCATCGTCGGCACCGACGGCGTCCCGGAGGCGATCAGCGGCGTGCGCAGTGGCTCCATCGAGGCCACCGTGAGCCCCCTGCCGTACTACGAGGGCTACTGGGCCGTGGAGGCCGCGGTCCGGATGCTACGCGGCGAGGAGGTGGCGCCCTGGGTGGTGGCCCCCGCGCAGCTGATCGACGCCGAGAATGTGGACGAGTTCTACACCGAGGACGGCCTCGTCGTCGAAGGACTCTACGAGTGA